GATTCTGTCAATGTAGTTACTGTTGAAGTTCCTAATACCGCTCCAACCACTGTTCCTACTGCATCAGAGAATAACATTTTTTTCATTTGATAATTTTTTCCAGTTTTTGATCTAATTTTATTTGTTATAGCAACCAATGTTCCTGCTGTATCAAAAAAATCAACAAAGAAAAAAGTAAATATTAAAAATATTGATTTAGGTTTGGCAATTAAACTTTTTAATCCATAGAAAAAGTCTCCAAAATGATTTAATGAAGTATTTACTTTTATAATTTCATTAGAAAATTTAGGCATTCCTTCTACTCCAAATCTACCTAAGATAATTCCTACAATGGCTGTTATTAATAGTCCAAAAAATACTGCTGCATCTATTTTTCTACTCATTAAAATTATTGTTAAAAGTAACCCGAATACTGCAAGCAATACAGTAGGATTTTTAAAATTCCCTAATGTTATAAGTGTTGCTGGATGTGCAACTGCTATACCTGCCTTTACTAAACCTATTAAAGCTATAAAAAATCCTGTCCCTGCTCCTATACTCTGTTTTAAATTCTCTGGTATTGAATTTATAATCTTATCTCTTATACCTGTTGCTGAAAGGATTAAAAATAATGTTCCTGAAACAAAAACCATAGCTAAGGCTTCTTGATAAGAATAACCATATAATTTTACAACAATAAATGTAAAAAATGAATTAGAGCCCATACCTGGTGCAAGTCCCAAAGGTGCATTAGCAACTATCCCCATTACAAAGCAAGCTATTGCTGATGAAATTGCTGTTGCCAAAAAAACAGAATTGAAATCCATACCAGCTGAACTTAATATTATAGTATTCACCCCTAAAATATAAGCCATAGTTAAAAAATTTGTAGTTCCTGCAATAATTTCTTTTTTAAAAGTAGTTTCATATTCATCAAATTGAAAATACTTTTTTAGTACATCTTGCATTTTTCCCCCTTATAATTTTCCTTTAAAATAAATTTTGTAACTTATACTATATTACAAATTATAAAAAATGTCTATTCTTTTTTTTTAAAAATATTAAAAAATTAATATTTTGTATGATGAATATATTGACTTTTAAAGATATTTGATATATGATAGAAGAACAATAAAACTATATAGAAAGCTAAATGTTTTTAGAGGTGAAAAAGATGAAAAAATATTTTAAATCTTTGTTTGCTTTCATTTTTGCTTTTGGTTTATTTATCTCATTTTCTTCTGTTGATGTAGAAGCGGCTCAAAAGAAAAAATATGATACTTGGCAAGATGTTGCTAAGGATATGAATGTTGAATTTCAAGCTGCTAAAAAATATATTGAAGAAGGAAATTATGATGAAGCCTATAATGCAATGAATAGAGCATACTTTGGTTATTATGAAGTTCAAGGATTTGAAAAAAATGTAATGGTAAACATTGCAGCAAAAAGAGTCAGTGAAATTGAAGCGACATTTCGTAGAATAAAACATACTTTAAAAGGAAATATTCAAGGAGATGTCAGTGAACTAGGTAAGGAAATAGATACTCTTGCAGTGAAGGTTTACAAAGATGCGATGGTACTTGATGGTGTAGCATCAAAAAGTGATCCTGATGATGTTGGAATGAAAGTGTTTAGTAATGAACAGGCTGTTGTTGGTGATGAAAGAACAATTAAATTAAAATCATTTGGTGCCTCATTTGGACTGCTTTTAAGAGAAGGATTAGAAGCAATATTAGTCGTTGTTGCAATAATTGCTTACTTGGTAAAAACAGGAAATCAAAAACTATGTAAACAAGTTTATATAGGTATGGGTGTTGGAATTATTTGTTCATTTTTATTAGCATTTTTAATAGATATATTACTTGGTGGAATAGGACAAGAATTAATGGAAGGAATTACAATGTTCTTAGCTGTTGTTGTTTTATTCTGGGTAAGTAACTGGATATTATCTCGTTCTGAGGAAGAGGCTTGGACAAGATATATTAAATCTCAAGTTCAAAAATCTATTGACCAAAATAGTGGAAGAGCTCTAATTTTCTCAGCATTTTTGGCAGTAATGAGAGAAGGTGCAGAATTAGTTTTGTTCTATAAAGCAATGTTAACAGGTGGACAAACTAATAAACTTTATGCCTTTTATGGATTTTTAGTAGGAGCAGTTGTTTTAGTAGCAATATATTTGATATTTAGATATACAACAGTAAGATTGCCATTGAAACCTTTCTTTACATTTACAAGTATCCTTTTATTCTTATTGTGTATTTCATTTATGGGAAAAGGTGTAGTAGAACTTACTGAAGCAGGGGTTATATCTGGAAGTACAACAATTCCAGCTATGAATGGTTATCAAAATACTTGGCTTAATATCTATGATAGAGCTGAAACTTTAATACCACAAATTATGTTAGTTATAGCTTCTGGTTGGATGCTTTTAAATAATTCTTTAAAAGAAAGAAAAATAAAAAAAGAAGCAGAAGCAAAAGAAAATAAATAATTTTATCATTATGTTTTCAAATTTAATTAATATTATAAACTTATAGGAGGGATTTTATTATGAAAAATCTAAAATTTTTATTAGGAGCTTTACTTGTATTAGGTCTTGTAGCATGTGGAGAAAAGAAAGAAGAAGAAAAACCAGCTGAACAACCAGCAGCAACAGAACAAACAACAACTGCTGAAGCTCCAAAAACAGAAGCACCAGCAGAAAAACCAGGAGAATCAGGATTTGCAGAAGTGCCTATTGCTGAAACAGTTGTAGGACCTTATCAAGTATCAGCAGTTTACTTCCAAGCAGTAGATATGATACCAGAAGGAAAACAACCTTCAGCAGCTGAATCTGATATGCACTTAGAAGCTGATATCCACTTATTACCAGAAGCAGCTAAAAAATATGGATTTGGAGATGGAGAAGATATTTGGCCAGCTTACCTAACAGTAAACTACAAAGTTATGTCTGAAGATGGTAAAAAAGAATTAACATCTGGAACATTTATGCCTATGAATGCTGATGATGGAGCTCACTATGGAATAAATATCAAAAAAGGATTAATTCCAATTGGAAAATATAAATTACAACTTGAAATTAAAGCCCCTACTGATTATTTACTACATGTAGACAGTGAAACTGGTGTTCCAGCAGCAAAAGAAGGTGGAGTTGCAGCAGCTGAAGAATATTTCAAAACTCAAAATGTAGAATTTGATTGGACTTATACTGGTGAACAATTACAAAATAAATAATTGTTGAATCTCATAAGAAATAAAAAACCTCTCTTAATTTTAGAGGGGTTTTTTATTGAAAAAATAAAGGAGATTAATTATATAAAAAATTAATCCCCCAATAAATTTTTTCATTTTAGCTTTTTTTATTTGTTTTTTGTTAATTCTCCAGCTCCAGCTCCTAAAGCTCCTCCAATAGCAGCTCCTATAGCAGTACCTCTAACATCATTACCAAGCATAGCTCCAACAGCTCCTCCTGCTAAGGCACCACCTGTTGCAACTTTTTCTGTATGAGTACATCCTGCTAAGATACCTGCAAGCACTAAAATAACTAATGATATTTTTTTCATTTTGTAAACCTCCTTTATCTTAGTTGCCCTTATTATACTTCATTTTCAAAAAAAATCAAGTATTTATTATAAAAATTTAATCAAGTCCTCATTGTTTCTACGAATAGTGTGAGATTTTGATGGCATACTACCTTCTTTATGATATCCTAAAGTCATAGCTCCTATAATTTTTATATTTTCAGGTATTCCTAAATTTTTTCTTATAGCTTCTGGTTCTATATATCCTATCCAACAAGTTGATAAACCTAATTCCTCTGCCATTAACATTATATGGAGTCATAACAATAGAAATATCAACTTCTCCACTATCTTTATTATTGTCCAATGGATTTTTCCAAGATTCATCCACATTATATCCAAAAACTAAATAACAAGGAGCATTAAAATTAAATTTAAAATCTTTCATCAATTTTGCTTTTCCTTCTTCACTCTTAACAACATAAATTCTTTGAGGTTGGTTATTATGAGCAGTTGGTGCTAATTTACTAGCTTCTAAAAGTTTTGAAAGATCTTCTTCACTTATACTTTTTGTTGAATAAGCACGACAGCTACATCTGTCTGACATAAGTTTTAATAATTCCATATAATTCATCTCCAATATTTTAATATATGAGAATTATAATATATTTTTATAAATTTTTAAAGACAATTTTTATTTTATTTCTTCTTTTAATTCTTTTATAGAATCAAAAATATAATCAGGTTTATAAATAGTTTCTTCTAACATTTTTTTATCAGTTTCACCACTCATAACTAAAATTGAAGTTAAACCATTATCTATTCCTGTTCTAATATCTGTATATAATCTATCTCCCACCATCGCAAGTTCAGATTTTTTTAAATTATATTTTTCTATAATTGCATCTATAATATGACTATTAGGTTTTCCTATAACTGTTGGTTCTTTTCCAGTAGATGCTTTAATAAATGCCATCATTGCTCCAGCATCAGGCATAAATTTTCCATTTTCTAAGGGACAGTTAAAATCAGGATGAGTTGCTATATATTTTACTCCATTTGCTATATATTCACAAGCTATCCATAATTTTTCATAGGTTAAAGTTGTGTCAAAACCTAAAACTACAAAATCTATATTTTTATTTCTTTCTTTTACTAATTCAAATCCAGCCTTTTCAAACTCATCTTCCAAATCCTTAGTACCTAATAAAAATACTTTTGCTTTCTTTTTCTCTTTATTTAGATAAATTGTAGTTGCTTCACCTGAACTAAATACATCTTCCCTGTGTGCTTCTATTCCCAATTTATTTAATTTTTCAACATATCTATCTTTATTTTTTGAAGAATTATTTGTTAAAAATATATATCTTATACCTTTCTCTTTTAATTTTTCTAAAAATTCTCTTGCTCCATCTATTAACTTATTTCCTAAATAGATAGTTCCATCCATATCTAATAAATAACATTTGATATTCTCTAATTTTTCCATCCATCCTCCATTTAATATAAGAGGCTGTTGCAAATTAAACAATTAAAATGTGAGTAAAAAATAAGTGAATTTACATTCTAAATTTTAGATAAAAAATCAAATAGAATGAGCCGAGCAAATTTCGCTATGTTTGAACGAAGTGAGTTGAGCGAATTTGCAGCGAATTCTTGATTTTTTATCGTTAAGAAATTTAGCTAGTAATGAACTATTTTTTACTTCATTTATAAGTTTGCAACAGCCTCTTTATTATATTATAATATTTTACTTCAAAAATAAATTTGGTATAAACAACGCTATTGATTCTGAATAAGTTACTAAAAGTAAAACTACTAAAAGAGCAACTATAAAAGGCCATACTTCTTTTATAAATGCCTCTAACCGTACACCAACAATAGAACATACAGTGAACATCATAGAACCAAATGGTGGAGTTAATCCTCCTATCATTATATTAACTATAAATATTACTCCAAAATGTAATGGATCTACACCTAATTCTTTTACTGCTGGTACTAAAAGTGGGGCAAGTATAACAAGTGCTGCTCCTCCTTCAATAAACATACCTACAAATAATAAAAGTACATTTATAACCATTAACAATACAAGTTTATTATCTGTAAAATTCATTAAAGAATTAGTTATAAATTGAGGTATTCTTTCAAGAGTCATATAGTAACCAAAAACTTTTGCAGAGGCAATTATTATCATAACTGCACCTGTACTCTTTACAGTTTCCATCAATATTATAGGAATATGATGAAGTTTTAATTTTTTATATATGAAGAAACCAACTAAAAAACAGAAAAATACTGCAACTCCTCCTGCTTCTGTTGGAGTGAATACACCTATTCTCATTCCCATTATGATACCAAATGGAATTGCAAGAGCCCAAATTGATTTTATAGCTTGTCTTAAAATTTCAACAGGTCTTGCCATTCTTTCTCTTGAAGGTTTATAACCTCTTTTTTTAGAGATTATATAAACAGTTACCATCATAGCAGCTGTCATTAAAATTCCAGGTGTATATCCTGCTAAGAACATATCACCAACAGGTACATTTGCTATTAAAGCATAAAGAATTAAGTTTGTTCCTGGTGGTATAACAGGGCTAACAGCTGATGAAGCAGCTGTAACTGCTGCTGAAAATTCTTTTGAAAAACCTTTTTTAATCATTTCAGGTACTAATATTTTAGATTCCATTGCAGCATCTGCATTTGCAGAACCAGAAATTCCACCCATCATAGCACTTAATAAACAATTTACTTGTGCAAGTCCACCTTTCATATGTCCTGCTAATACTTCTGCCATATTCATAAGTTCCTCACTTATTCCAGAATAGTTCATTACAGAACCAACCATTATAAAAAATGGTACTGCTAAATAAGGAAAAGATTCAACAGATGTAACAAATTGTTGTATAACCATATCCATAGACATAGTTGTATTTAAAAATATAAAATAAAACAATGCTGATCCCATTAAAGCAAAAGCTATTGGGATATTTAAAAAGAATAATACAAATAAAACAATTACTGGATATAAAGCTTCCATTTTTTCCTCCCTTATTAGTTATCTTTCTTTAAAAATGCTTTTTTAAAACTTCCTACTGTAAAAATTATTGAATATAAAGTCATAAGTGCAAAACTTATTACAATAGAAATATTTATATAACCATAAGAAAGTTCTAACGCTGCTGTTATTTTTGATGAAGAGCTAACATATGTAAAGCTAAACACACACATAAGTCCACTTAAAATAGTAAGTAATATATAAGTTAAAAATTCCACAATATTTCTAATTTTTTCTGGTAAAAGAACTACAATAGCTTCAACACCTATTAATCCTTTTTCTCTATATGCAGCAGCAGTTCCTAGAAATATAGTCCATACAAAACAACCAACTGCAATTTCTTCTGTCCAAAAATATGTGAATTTTAAAAAATATCTAGTAAATACATTCATTATAACAACAAGTGTTGTTACACTAATAAATATACTTCCTATATATAATTCAAATTTTTTAAAAAAATTTTTCATTTTGAGCCTCTCTTTTAGGTAAAACAGGCTGTTGCAATTTTAAGATGTTTGCAGCAGCCTTTAATAGATTCCTATTAACAAAAACTTAATAAATTATTATTTTCCATTTTTAATATCTTCTCTAATTTGAGTAAGATTTTCCATAATTTTATCATAAATGCCAGGAGTCCATTTAGGGAATTTTTCATAAACTGGTGCAACAGCTTTATTAAATGCTTCTGCATCAACTTCATGGAAAGTAACTCCATTATCTTTTAATTTTTGTGCATATTCATCTTCTAGTTTCTTTGTTTCAGTTAAATTATCTTCTGCACCTTTATCAAATTCTTCTTGAATTATTGTTCTTTCTTCATCAGTTAAACTATCCCAACATTTTTTTGAAATACATACTGCTGAAACTCCAAGTAAATGACGAGTTAAAGAATATTCTTTAACATTTTCATATTGTTTTGTTCCATAATAACTTAAAATAGAACCTTCAAGTCCATCTATAACTCCTTGTTGTAATGCAGCATAAGTATCAGGATAAGGCATTGCAACTGGGTTTCCTCCCATAGCTTCAATAGTGAATGTATATAATTGGCTAGTAGGAACTCTTAATTTTAATCCTTTCATATCTTCAGGAGTTTTTATAGCTTTTTTAGCTTCAATATTTCTAAATCCAAATAGCCAATCCAAAGATAATACTTTGATTCCTTTTTCAAGAGCTTGTGCATTTAAGTCTTGAACTAATGGAGTTCTAACCATTCTTAAATATTCATCAAAACTTTGGTATAACATAGGTCCTGTAACTGCATTATAATCTGGAACATAATCTCCTAAGAAATTTACACCATCAACTAATATCCAATCTGAACCATTTGCAACTTGTTCCATACCATCTTTACCAATTGGTAGAGTACCACTTGTAAATAATTGTAATTCCAAACTTCCATTACTTCTTTTATTAATAGCTTCTACAACTTTTACTAATGATTTTGCTGTTTGTTCATCATCAACAAATTTTGTTGTAACTTTTATAACTCTTGCTTCTTTCTTTGTTTCCCCCTCATTTTTAGTAGCTTCTTCTTTTTTTCCACCACAAGCAACTAAAAGTAAAGTGAAAAGTGATAAAAAAATCAAAGATAAAACCTTTTTCATAACTGCCTCCTATTTCCTTTAATATCTAGTTTTTTGAAAATCAATTTTTATTCAAAATACTTGATTTCCATACACCATTTTATATTATCACACAGCTTGTAGAATGTCAACATTTTTATAAAAATTTTATAATTTTTTAATTTTATTTGTTTTTTTATAGAACATTTTATATATTTATTTTCTTTTAAATAAAATTTTATTTGAAATTTTAAATTTAAAATTAATTTAATTTTTTATTTAAAAAATGTTATAATAGACCATATAAAATTTATTATAAACTAGGTGAAAAAAATGAATAGAGATGAAAAATTAAAAAAACTTATTGAAGAAATAAAAAATGATGAAGAAAATAAGAAATATACAGAACAAGGCATTGACCCTCTTTTTTCTGCACCAAAAGAAGCAAGAATTGTTATTGTCGGGCAAGCTCCAGGTATAAAAGCTCAAGAAAATAGATTGTATTGGAAAGATAAAAGTGGAGATAAATTAAGACTTTGGATGGGAGTAGATGAAAAAACTTTTTATAGTTCAAATTTACTTGCTATAATACCAATGGATTTTTATTATCCAGGAAAGGGAAAAAGTGGAGATTTACCTCCAAGAAAAGATTTTGGAGAAAAGTGGCATAATAAAATTTTAGAATTATTGCCTAATGTTGAATTATTTATATTAATTGGAAAATATGCTCAAGGATTTTACTTAAAAGGTAAACTAAAAGATAATTTAACAAATACAGTTCATGCTTATAAAGAATATCTACCTAAATTTTTCCCAATAGTTCACCCATCACCTTTAAATATTAGATGGTTAAAGAAAAATCCTTGGTTTGAAGAAGAAGTTGTTCCTAAATTAAAAGAAATGGTAACAAAAATTATGGAGAGGTGAAATAAATTTTTCTTGAAGTAAGGTTATATAAAATTTCTTTTAACATATTTCAACTACTTGATAGTCATTAGTGTTTCGAGCTCTATAAAGGCTCACTCAACAATAATGGACATCACAGTAATCTTAAACTGGACAAAAAATAAGTGAATTACATTCCAAATTTTAGGATAAAAATTAAATAGAATGAGCCGAGCAAATCTTGCTGTGTTTGAACGAAGTGAGTTTAGCAAATTTGCAGCGAATTCTTAGTTTTTATCCGTTAAAAAATTTGGCTAGTAATGAACTATTTTTTACAGTTGTAGTGTTATTTTTGTTCCTTTATCAGTTTCACTTTCAACTTGAATATCAATATCAAGTAAAGTTACAATTTCTTTTACTATAGAAAGTCCTAGACCGTAACTTTTAATTTCTCTATTTCTTGCCTCATCTTCCCTATAAAATCTTTCAAAAATATGGGGCAAGGCTTCTTTTGACATTCCAATTCCAAAATCTTCTATTACAACTTTAATTTTCTTTTCTTTTCTCAATACGACATTTACTGGGTTATTATTTCCATATTTTATTGCATTTTCTATTAAATTTTTAAATAAAAGTTTTAAAAGAGCTTCATCAGAATTTATATAAATTTCAGATGGATTATAATTTATTTTTTGTTTAGGGTATGCAAAACTTAAATTATCTATAACCTCCTTTAATATATTACCTAAATTTATAT
This Fusobacterium animalis 7_1 DNA region includes the following protein-coding sequences:
- a CDS encoding NCS2 family permease, whose amino-acid sequence is MQDVLKKYFQFDEYETTFKKEIIAGTTNFLTMAYILGVNTIILSSAGMDFNSVFLATAISSAIACFVMGIVANAPLGLAPGMGSNSFFTFIVVKLYGYSYQEALAMVFVSGTLFLILSATGIRDKIINSIPENLKQSIGAGTGFFIALIGLVKAGIAVAHPATLITLGNFKNPTVLLAVFGLLLTIILMSRKIDAAVFFGLLITAIVGIILGRFGVEGMPKFSNEIIKVNTSLNHFGDFFYGLKSLIAKPKSIFLIFTFFFVDFFDTAGTLVAITNKIRSKTGKNYQMKKMLFSDAVGTVVGAVLGTSTVTTLTESTSGVAAGGRTGLTAITTGIWFLVASIFTPLVAIASPIEVGGMFFEPVIAPSLICVGILMATQLSSIDWHDFTAASAGFVTIMIMIVGYSIPDGIAAGFIVYVFSKLFTKNIKDITPSVWAMFVLFVLHFALK
- a CDS encoding FTR1 family iron permease, which translates into the protein MKKYFKSLFAFIFAFGLFISFSSVDVEAAQKKKYDTWQDVAKDMNVEFQAAKKYIEEGNYDEAYNAMNRAYFGYYEVQGFEKNVMVNIAAKRVSEIEATFRRIKHTLKGNIQGDVSELGKEIDTLAVKVYKDAMVLDGVASKSDPDDVGMKVFSNEQAVVGDERTIKLKSFGASFGLLLREGLEAILVVVAIIAYLVKTGNQKLCKQVYIGMGVGIICSFLLAFLIDILLGGIGQELMEGITMFLAVVVLFWVSNWILSRSEEEAWTRYIKSQVQKSIDQNSGRALIFSAFLAVMREGAELVLFYKAMLTGGQTNKLYAFYGFLVGAVVLVAIYLIFRYTTVRLPLKPFFTFTSILLFLLCISFMGKGVVELTEAGVISGSTTIPAMNGYQNTWLNIYDRAETLIPQIMLVIASGWMLLNNSLKERKIKKEAEAKENK
- a CDS encoding iron transporter, which codes for MKNLKFLLGALLVLGLVACGEKKEEEKPAEQPAATEQTTTAEAPKTEAPAEKPGESGFAEVPIAETVVGPYQVSAVYFQAVDMIPEGKQPSAAESDMHLEADIHLLPEAAKKYGFGDGEDIWPAYLTVNYKVMSEDGKKELTSGTFMPMNADDGAHYGINIKKGLIPIGKYKLQLEIKAPTDYLLHVDSETGVPAAKEGGVAAAEEYFKTQNVEFDWTYTGEQLQNK
- a CDS encoding glycine zipper domain-containing protein, whose amino-acid sequence is MKKISLVILVLAGILAGCTHTEKVATGGALAGGAVGAMLGNDVRGTAIGAAIGGALGAGAGELTKNK
- a CDS encoding HAD-IIA family hydrolase codes for the protein MEKLENIKCYLLDMDGTIYLGNKLIDGAREFLEKLKEKGIRYIFLTNNSSKNKDRYVEKLNKLGIEAHREDVFSSGEATTIYLNKEKKKAKVFLLGTKDLEDEFEKAGFELVKERNKNIDFVVLGFDTTLTYEKLWIACEYIANGVKYIATHPDFNCPLENGKFMPDAGAMMAFIKASTGKEPTVIGKPNSHIIDAIIEKYNLKKSELAMVGDRLYTDIRTGIDNGLTSILVMSGETDKKMLEETIYKPDYIFDSIKELKEEIK
- a CDS encoding TRAP transporter large permease translates to MEALYPVIVLFVLFFLNIPIAFALMGSALFYFIFLNTTMSMDMVIQQFVTSVESFPYLAVPFFIMVGSVMNYSGISEELMNMAEVLAGHMKGGLAQVNCLLSAMMGGISGSANADAAMESKILVPEMIKKGFSKEFSAAVTAASSAVSPVIPPGTNLILYALIANVPVGDMFLAGYTPGILMTAAMMVTVYIISKKRGYKPSRERMARPVEILRQAIKSIWALAIPFGIIMGMRIGVFTPTEAGGVAVFFCFLVGFFIYKKLKLHHIPIILMETVKSTGAVMIIIASAKVFGYYMTLERIPQFITNSLMNFTDNKLVLLMVINVLLLFVGMFIEGGAALVILAPLLVPAVKELGVDPLHFGVIFIVNIMIGGLTPPFGSMMFTVCSIVGVRLEAFIKEVWPFIVALLVVLLLVTYSESIALFIPNLFLK
- a CDS encoding TRAP transporter small permease, which encodes MKNFFKKFELYIGSIFISVTTLVVIMNVFTRYFLKFTYFWTEEIAVGCFVWTIFLGTAAAYREKGLIGVEAIVVLLPEKIRNIVEFLTYILLTILSGLMCVFSFTYVSSSSKITAALELSYGYINISIVISFALMTLYSIIFTVGSFKKAFLKKDN
- a CDS encoding C4-dicarboxylate TRAP transporter substrate-binding protein, translated to MKKVLSLIFLSLFTLLLVACGGKKEEATKNEGETKKEARVIKVTTKFVDDEQTAKSLVKVVEAINKRSNGSLELQLFTSGTLPIGKDGMEQVANGSDWILVDGVNFLGDYVPDYNAVTGPMLYQSFDEYLRMVRTPLVQDLNAQALEKGIKVLSLDWLFGFRNIEAKKAIKTPEDMKGLKLRVPTSQLYTFTIEAMGGNPVAMPYPDTYAALQQGVIDGLEGSILSYYGTKQYENVKEYSLTRHLLGVSAVCISKKCWDSLTDEERTIIQEEFDKGAEDNLTETKKLEDEYAQKLKDNGVTFHEVDAEAFNKAVAPVYEKFPKWTPGIYDKIMENLTQIREDIKNGK
- a CDS encoding uracil-DNA glycosylase family protein, with amino-acid sequence MNRDEKLKKLIEEIKNDEENKKYTEQGIDPLFSAPKEARIVIVGQAPGIKAQENRLYWKDKSGDKLRLWMGVDEKTFYSSNLLAIIPMDFYYPGKGKSGDLPPRKDFGEKWHNKILELLPNVELFILIGKYAQGFYLKGKLKDNLTNTVHAYKEYLPKFFPIVHPSPLNIRWLKKNPWFEEEVVPKLKEMVTKIMER